One region of Pyramidobacter sp. YE332 genomic DNA includes:
- a CDS encoding TIGR00366 family protein — MRKFLQAMTNVFISLVQRWLPRPFTLSIILSGLVGVLGMMICGKSAADMVNYWGKGFFGLFPFTMQMVLIVVTGHALASAPVVQSMLGALASVPRGPKSAIFIVGFISCLVSYINWGFGLVIGALIAKEVAIKKRGMGIHYPLMIAAVYGGNVLRGPSSAIPLSIATPGHFLEKVCGIIPVSDTLFSSWNMFITVVLFFIIPGLCALLSPSKNDKYPPVELDSAIIEAELKRQEKERAGRIKKADRSPAERLDNSVIIMILLVAAGFWYLYNFFAGQQKFNLNLNTINFAFMMLGLLVHGSPARYSEAVGEAVKSVGGIILQFPFYAGMMGMMRDSGLTVAIANFFVSISSAKTLPLFTFWSGGLINVFIPSGGGQWAVQGPIMMEAARALNADGAKVAMALCWGDSWTNQIQPFWALTILAIAGLGVRDIMGYCLSIALLVGIFISAAFILL, encoded by the coding sequence GTGAGAAAGTTTCTGCAGGCAATGACCAATGTGTTTATTAGCTTAGTCCAGCGCTGGCTTCCCCGCCCATTTACCCTTTCCATTATCCTCAGCGGACTTGTCGGCGTGCTGGGGATGATGATTTGCGGCAAGTCCGCAGCTGATATGGTAAATTACTGGGGTAAGGGCTTTTTTGGACTGTTCCCCTTTACTATGCAGATGGTGCTGATCGTCGTAACAGGGCACGCACTGGCAAGCGCGCCGGTTGTGCAGAGTATGCTTGGCGCTCTCGCCTCCGTACCGCGCGGGCCAAAATCTGCAATCTTCATTGTCGGTTTTATTTCCTGCCTTGTCAGTTATATCAACTGGGGTTTCGGACTGGTGATTGGAGCTCTTATCGCCAAGGAAGTGGCAATCAAGAAACGCGGCATGGGCATCCATTATCCGCTTATGATCGCTGCGGTCTACGGCGGCAATGTGCTTCGCGGCCCCTCATCGGCAATCCCCCTGTCGATCGCGACACCTGGACATTTCCTGGAGAAAGTGTGCGGCATCATCCCTGTTTCCGATACGTTGTTCAGCAGCTGGAACATGTTTATTACGGTAGTGCTGTTTTTCATCATCCCCGGGCTGTGTGCCCTGTTGTCTCCGAGCAAAAATGACAAGTATCCGCCTGTGGAACTCGATTCCGCCATCATTGAGGCAGAGTTAAAACGCCAGGAAAAAGAGCGGGCTGGGCGTATCAAGAAAGCGGACAGAAGTCCGGCCGAACGTCTTGATAATAGTGTCATTATCATGATTCTTCTTGTCGCTGCAGGCTTCTGGTATCTGTATAATTTCTTTGCCGGCCAGCAGAAATTCAATCTCAACCTGAATACCATCAACTTTGCGTTCATGATGCTCGGACTGCTGGTGCACGGTTCGCCCGCGAGATATTCCGAAGCAGTCGGCGAAGCGGTGAAAAGCGTCGGCGGCATCATCCTGCAGTTCCCGTTTTATGCGGGCATGATGGGAATGATGAGAGATTCCGGTCTGACAGTAGCGATCGCCAATTTCTTTGTGAGTATCTCTTCGGCTAAGACGCTTCCGTTATTTACGTTCTGGAGCGGCGGTCTGATCAACGTCTTTATCCCGTCCGGCGGCGGTCAATGGGCTGTTCAGGGGCCGATCATGATGGAGGCGGCACGGGCACTGAACGCCGACGGAGCAAAAGTCGCGATGGCTCTGTGCTGGGGAGACAGCTGGACGAACCAGATTCAGCCGTTCTGGGCTTTGACAATCCTTGCCATTGCGGGATTGGGCGTACGGGATATCATGGGATATTGCTTGTCGATCGCATTGTTGGTAGGAATTTTTATCTCGGCGGCTTTTATTCTGTTATAG
- a CDS encoding uroporphyrinogen decarboxylase family protein: protein MKSSTDDAPATHTERLQNLLHGKSLDRPLFSAWGHVMNFCDRNAKDFAKATIDFQDANDFDFIKIMSNPYYLLEDMGILLNAPERYDQCVTRSNRLLVPSPKDWGTIAFPDVNAGSLAREREAIRRVIGHYQGTVPVLATIFTPAMWIAYSSLRSEDMDQFGSYIPLLERYLTGHERHVRPALDRFAELNQRYMEALLSDGVSGFFYCTEYARDLWTDRTVFEDFEKRYDLRILDSVRKDSLFNILHVCGVGKLRMDWVLDYPVDAFNWDDRQPGNPSLADVRAATEKILVGGLDRFRDLAGASREEIKTRLLEKIRRATEQAGRDLIVSGGCDWTIGASHRFYIWREVMEELRTTGQGSETFKLYQ from the coding sequence GTGAAGAGCTCGACTGACGACGCTCCGGCAACACATACGGAACGGCTGCAAAATCTGCTGCACGGAAAATCGTTGGATCGCCCGCTCTTTTCCGCGTGGGGACACGTAATGAACTTCTGCGACCGAAACGCCAAAGATTTTGCCAAGGCGACGATTGACTTTCAAGACGCCAACGATTTCGACTTCATCAAAATCATGTCAAACCCCTATTACCTGCTGGAGGACATGGGGATTCTTCTGAATGCCCCAGAGCGCTACGACCAGTGCGTCACACGTTCGAACCGGCTGCTTGTCCCTTCTCCGAAAGACTGGGGGACCATCGCATTTCCGGACGTGAACGCCGGCAGCCTGGCGCGGGAGAGGGAAGCGATCCGCCGCGTGATCGGGCATTATCAAGGCACGGTCCCCGTCCTCGCGACCATCTTCACTCCCGCCATGTGGATCGCGTACTCGTCGCTGCGGAGCGAGGATATGGATCAGTTCGGTTCCTATATCCCGCTTTTGGAACGATATCTGACGGGTCATGAACGCCACGTTCGCCCCGCGCTTGACCGCTTTGCGGAGCTCAACCAACGATACATGGAGGCGCTGCTGTCCGACGGCGTTTCGGGATTTTTCTACTGTACCGAGTACGCCAGGGATCTGTGGACCGACCGAACCGTTTTCGAAGATTTCGAGAAAAGGTACGACCTTCGGATCCTGGATTCCGTGCGCAAGGACTCGCTGTTCAACATCCTCCACGTGTGCGGCGTCGGCAAACTCCGCATGGACTGGGTGCTTGACTATCCCGTCGACGCCTTCAACTGGGACGACCGGCAGCCGGGCAATCCTTCGCTGGCCGACGTCAGAGCGGCAACCGAAAAGATCCTCGTTGGCGGTCTGGATCGTTTCCGAGACCTCGCGGGCGCGTCCCGCGAAGAAATCAAAACCCGCCTGCTGGAAAAAATCCGCCGCGCGACGGAGCAGGCGGGGCGGGACCTCATCGTCTCCGGCGGATGCGACTGGACGATCGGCGCGAGCCACCGCTTTTACATTTGGCGGGAAGTCATGGAGGAACTGAGAACAACGGGACAGGGAAGCGAAACGTTTAAGCTGTACCAGTAA
- a CDS encoding amino acid ABC transporter ATP-binding protein: MISIRGLRKQFGPLEILKGIDLDVAKGEVIAIIGPSGTGKTTLLRCINFLDEPTAGSVAIDGLELQAGDHTRQQVYELRKRAAMIFQNFNLFSNMTVLQNITLALKVVQKLGRDQAIRRAEDVLGQVGLSGKRDSYPSTLSGGQQQRAAIGRAMALGTKVMLFDEPTSALDPCLVEEVLAVIKRLAMKHSVAMLIVTHEMQFARDVADRVLYMDDGIIVEDAPPKKLFHCPEDARTRQFLQYYRGTGGGERCEELD; this comes from the coding sequence ATGATCAGCATCCGAGGGCTTCGCAAGCAGTTTGGCCCGTTGGAGATCCTGAAGGGGATCGATCTGGACGTCGCGAAAGGCGAAGTCATCGCGATCATCGGCCCATCGGGAACGGGCAAGACCACGCTTCTGCGGTGCATCAACTTTCTGGACGAGCCGACGGCCGGTTCCGTCGCCATCGACGGCCTGGAGCTCCAAGCCGGAGACCATACCCGCCAGCAAGTCTATGAACTGCGGAAGCGCGCCGCCATGATTTTCCAAAACTTCAATTTGTTCAGCAACATGACGGTCCTGCAAAATATCACGCTGGCGCTGAAGGTCGTTCAGAAGCTCGGCCGCGATCAGGCGATCCGGCGCGCGGAAGACGTTCTGGGCCAGGTCGGCCTAAGCGGCAAGAGGGACAGCTATCCCTCGACGCTCTCCGGCGGTCAGCAGCAGCGGGCCGCCATCGGACGGGCAATGGCGCTGGGCACGAAAGTGATGCTCTTCGACGAGCCGACCTCCGCTCTGGATCCCTGTTTGGTGGAAGAAGTCCTCGCCGTCATCAAACGCCTCGCCATGAAGCACAGCGTCGCCATGCTGATCGTCACTCACGAGATGCAGTTTGCACGCGACGTGGCGGACAGAGTTCTTTATATGGACGACGGGATCATCGTGGAAGACGCGCCTCCGAAGAAACTTTTTCATTGTCCGGAAGACGCGCGAACGCGTCAGTTCCTGCAATACTATCGGGGAACGGGAGGCGGTGAACGCTGTGAAGAGCTCGACTGA
- a CDS encoding amino acid ABC transporter permease — protein sequence MNFNSAYAIRQFPTIFKYAGMTFKIAVVSMLCTLALSLVITLVRYYRIRGWCTVVDVYVDLFRDTPLLVQLFFIYYGLPQIFPVFVKLSGYTAAVIGLTLNAASYMTEDMRGALESVPQGQIDGGLSVGMTDLQVMRHIILPQAAKVALPVLGNEFVSLVKNSSMAFTLGVREIMAEASLLGTSSSRYMETYMDAFIIYFILCKLISLAQKRLERRLNRQRGGV from the coding sequence ATGAATTTTAATTCGGCTTATGCCATTCGACAATTCCCGACCATCTTCAAATACGCAGGCATGACGTTCAAGATTGCCGTTGTCTCCATGCTGTGTACTCTGGCGCTTTCACTGGTGATCACCCTCGTCCGTTATTATCGAATTCGGGGATGGTGCACCGTCGTCGACGTTTACGTCGATCTGTTCCGCGACACGCCGCTTTTAGTGCAGCTGTTTTTCATCTATTATGGCCTCCCGCAGATCTTCCCAGTCTTCGTGAAGCTCTCCGGTTATACGGCGGCCGTTATCGGCCTGACGCTGAACGCGGCGTCGTACATGACCGAAGACATGCGCGGCGCGCTCGAGTCCGTACCACAGGGCCAGATCGACGGCGGGCTTTCCGTCGGCATGACAGATCTGCAAGTAATGCGCCATATCATCTTGCCGCAGGCCGCCAAAGTCGCCCTTCCCGTCCTGGGCAACGAGTTCGTTTCCCTCGTGAAAAACTCGTCGATGGCCTTTACCCTCGGCGTGCGGGAAATCATGGCCGAAGCCTCGCTGCTGGGCACTTCCAGCAGTCGTTACATGGAGACCTATATGGACGCCTTCATCATCTACTTCATTCTGTGCAAGCTGATTTCCCTCGCGCAGAAAAGGCTGGAAAGGCGTCTGAACAGGCAGAGAGGCGGCGTGTGA
- a CDS encoding transporter substrate-binding domain-containing protein produces the protein MGRKKMVAVLALLMGALVCENAEAALAKKDLGIVRAGIDGAYPPYCYLNNKDEVDGFEVAVMKEIAKRNGLDIQCQVTAWNSMFGQLDSGRIDTVAETITITEERQAKYVFSKSYIEDSNRFLVRAGKEDSISSFKDLAGKKIGVASGQSAYNQLLAIQKEQGVQFEIAPYETSTNAYDVSIGRIDASYMNPVAGMDMSNKGNMNLAVASCPAFMAARCAYPFRKDTERGRLLAQIFSDTLAEMAKDGTLKALCVKWLGVDISRVE, from the coding sequence ATGGGTCGCAAAAAAATGGTCGCGGTGCTGGCTCTGTTAATGGGAGCCCTCGTGTGCGAAAACGCGGAAGCCGCTTTGGCGAAAAAGGATCTCGGTATCGTCCGGGCCGGCATCGACGGAGCGTATCCCCCGTATTGCTACCTGAACAACAAAGACGAAGTGGACGGTTTTGAAGTCGCCGTCATGAAAGAAATCGCCAAAAGAAACGGTCTCGACATCCAGTGCCAGGTCACCGCATGGAACAGCATGTTCGGCCAGCTGGACTCGGGACGCATCGATACCGTCGCCGAAACGATCACGATCACCGAGGAGAGGCAGGCGAAATACGTTTTTTCGAAAAGCTATATCGAGGATAGCAACCGCTTCCTGGTCAGGGCGGGAAAAGAGGATTCCATCTCTTCCTTCAAGGATCTGGCGGGAAAGAAAATCGGCGTTGCCAGCGGCCAGTCCGCTTACAATCAGCTGCTGGCCATTCAGAAGGAACAGGGCGTGCAGTTTGAGATCGCGCCCTACGAAACGTCTACCAACGCCTACGACGTTTCTATTGGGAGAATTGACGCGTCTTACATGAATCCCGTCGCCGGCATGGATATGAGCAATAAGGGCAACATGAACCTCGCCGTCGCGTCTTGCCCCGCCTTTATGGCGGCTCGATGCGCCTACCCCTTCCGCAAGGATACGGAGCGCGGTCGGCTGCTGGCGCAGATTTTTTCGGACACTCTGGCGGAGATGGCCAAAGACGGCACGCTGAAAGCGCTGTGCGTCAAGTGGCTCGGCGTCGACATCTCCCGCGTCGAATAG
- a CDS encoding aldehyde ferredoxin oxidoreductase N-terminal domain-containing protein yields MEKIYTVDLSTGRIEHREYDIRREKLYGRGLAVALLAAETPLKTGRYAPENALVFAPGLFAGCRAPSAGRMTVLAKGGETSIQVCNVTGNMPQKLGSLNVCAVVIKGADRDGNAVLHIGEDGAELLHMPELGALYTDDLVTALKSRFGREAAIVGTGMAGDMRMPLSTFFCTYPDGEPEYSCPRSGFGDIPGSKGLRAVVVTGSAYFSRECAAPEEFARTGKELASLIVRNEICGSALPAHGSITLLRLLKSGGAMEKSPPPPRVAASEKRPSSRKKNYCCAPMCVIGCLNRHSAADGATYDAPDQSELVAALKNCFGIDDEDFTRRLQRRLRSLCLVLPEFVTAARSYFAAKGLAPSQPALLALVDEIERGSKAGRLIGSRTEGIAAAFPDNPALRKLTDRPAITDEKSFTVKMDLAYEELTGVDDMTLMYRQIFVLENLGICMFAAFALVSSMEAVELLARLFRCKTGLSGVTGATLIADAANCLAAESAYTAANGAAAPQTNIPSFTKVLYRYFSR; encoded by the coding sequence GTGGAAAAAATCTATACCGTAGACCTCTCGACGGGACGCATCGAACACAGAGAATACGACATCCGCAGGGAAAAGCTCTACGGCCGCGGGCTGGCAGTGGCACTGCTGGCCGCGGAGACACCGCTGAAAACGGGCCGCTATGCGCCGGAGAATGCGCTGGTTTTCGCGCCGGGGCTGTTCGCCGGCTGCCGCGCCCCCAGCGCCGGGCGGATGACCGTTCTCGCCAAAGGCGGCGAGACCTCGATCCAGGTCTGCAACGTGACGGGCAACATGCCGCAGAAACTTGGCTCGCTGAATGTCTGCGCGGTAGTCATCAAGGGCGCGGACCGCGACGGCAATGCCGTGCTGCACATCGGCGAAGACGGGGCAGAACTGCTTCATATGCCCGAGCTTGGTGCTCTCTACACCGACGACCTCGTCACCGCGCTCAAATCCCGTTTCGGCCGCGAAGCGGCCATCGTCGGCACGGGAATGGCCGGTGACATGAGAATGCCGCTTTCCACCTTTTTCTGCACGTACCCCGACGGTGAACCCGAGTACAGCTGCCCGCGCAGCGGCTTCGGAGACATCCCGGGAAGCAAGGGACTGCGCGCGGTCGTCGTCACCGGCAGCGCCTACTTTTCGCGCGAATGCGCCGCGCCGGAGGAGTTCGCCCGCACCGGAAAAGAGTTGGCTTCGCTCATCGTCCGCAACGAAATCTGCGGTTCCGCTCTACCCGCACACGGTTCGATCACGCTGCTGCGCCTGCTCAAAAGCGGCGGCGCGATGGAGAAATCGCCTCCCCCGCCGCGCGTCGCCGCGTCTGAAAAGCGCCCGTCGTCCCGAAAGAAAAATTACTGCTGCGCCCCCATGTGCGTGATCGGCTGCCTCAACCGGCACAGCGCTGCCGACGGCGCGACCTACGACGCGCCGGATCAGAGCGAACTCGTCGCCGCCCTCAAAAACTGCTTCGGGATCGACGACGAAGATTTCACGCGGCGGCTCCAGCGACGGCTCCGCAGCCTGTGCCTAGTGCTTCCCGAGTTCGTTACGGCCGCCAGAAGCTACTTCGCCGCCAAGGGACTCGCTCCCAGCCAGCCGGCGCTGCTCGCGCTCGTCGACGAGATCGAACGCGGCAGCAAAGCCGGGCGTCTAATCGGTTCCCGCACGGAAGGTATCGCCGCCGCCTTTCCCGATAACCCGGCGCTGCGCAAGCTGACGGATCGGCCGGCCATCACCGACGAGAAAAGCTTCACCGTGAAAATGGACCTCGCCTACGAAGAACTCACCGGAGTCGACGACATGACACTGATGTACCGTCAGATCTTCGTCCTCGAGAACCTCGGCATCTGCATGTTCGCCGCCTTCGCCCTCGTGAGCAGCATGGAAGCCGTCGAGCTGCTGGCCCGCCTCTTCCGTTGCAAAACGGGGCTTTCCGGCGTCACTGGCGCAACACTGATCGCCGATGCCGCGAACTGCCTCGCCGCGGAGAGCGCCTACACCGCCGCCAACGGCGCCGCAGCGCCCCAGACCAACATTCCTTCGTTCACCAAAGTGCTGTACCGGTATTTTTCCAGATAA
- a CDS encoding ABC transporter ATP-binding protein, whose amino-acid sequence MSRIFSLRGLRIAYARDEIIHSVSFDIRAGEFCALLGLNGSGKTTILHASCGLLPMSGSCAVNGQDCSAMNERERARLIAFIPQNCGVMAGKTALEIVMMGFNTQLGLFESPSKAQKQAALVTLDRLGCAAFARRDFAALSQGQRQIVILARCLVQNTPVMLMDEPDSALDFLNRQMVLEKIRSVIHSERKAGLITLHDPNFAMRYCDRLLLLKAGALTGEITMKDASREELREKLSLVYGDIELFPCSHGFFMAPNTTRKE is encoded by the coding sequence GTGAGCAGGATCTTTTCCCTGCGCGGGCTGCGCATCGCCTACGCCCGCGACGAGATCATCCACAGCGTGAGCTTCGACATTCGCGCCGGCGAGTTCTGCGCGCTGCTCGGACTCAACGGCAGCGGCAAGACGACGATCCTGCACGCTTCCTGCGGCCTACTGCCGATGTCCGGAAGCTGCGCTGTGAACGGGCAGGATTGCTCCGCCATGAACGAGAGAGAACGCGCGCGGCTGATCGCCTTTATCCCGCAGAACTGCGGCGTCATGGCCGGCAAAACGGCGCTCGAAATCGTCATGATGGGTTTTAACACGCAGCTGGGACTGTTCGAATCTCCCTCGAAAGCACAGAAGCAGGCCGCGCTAGTCACTCTGGACCGTCTCGGCTGCGCCGCGTTCGCGCGCCGGGATTTCGCCGCGCTGAGCCAGGGACAGCGGCAGATCGTAATCCTCGCCCGCTGCCTCGTTCAGAACACGCCGGTGATGCTCATGGACGAACCCGACAGCGCTCTGGACTTTCTGAACCGCCAGATGGTACTGGAAAAGATCCGATCGGTCATCCACAGCGAACGCAAAGCGGGACTGATCACCCTACACGACCCCAACTTCGCCATGCGCTACTGCGACCGCTTGCTGCTGCTCAAAGCGGGCGCTCTGACCGGCGAGATCACCATGAAGGACGCTTCGCGCGAGGAACTCAGAGAAAAACTGTCCCTCGTCTACGGAGACATTGAGCTGTTCCCCTGCAGCCACGGCTTCTTCATGGCCCCCAATACCACACGAAAAGAGTGA
- a CDS encoding iron ABC transporter permease — translation MNASEPLERPVAPFFILTLLAILVAAATSICVGKYRIFPGEILAMFRGSADVPAMTRKVFFTLRLPRTLMAMLAGVGLGFAGSVYQTIFKNPLASPDIIGVAGGANLGAAAAIVAMSALSVPAIAVGAFTGGFAAVAGVMLLVRVTRSHSTSTYVLAGIVINALSRAMIMALKYFADPENELAAMEYWEMGTFGNITRAKLLAVLPMFAAGLAGLILLRRQIDLMGLSEDECRALGVRLKPTRIAVLILSTLLVASIVSVTGLVAFAGLIAPHTARLMLRRNNSTTLCMSGATGAFIVLAADILARVLYSAELPISILTTVIGVPLLLYFMCIGRERLL, via the coding sequence ATGAACGCTTCCGAACCTCTGGAAAGGCCGGTCGCGCCATTCTTCATCCTGACGCTTCTGGCGATTCTGGTCGCGGCGGCGACCTCGATCTGCGTGGGGAAATACCGCATCTTTCCCGGCGAGATACTCGCCATGTTCCGTGGCAGCGCCGACGTACCCGCGATGACCCGCAAGGTGTTTTTCACGCTGCGCCTGCCGCGGACGCTGATGGCCATGCTGGCCGGAGTCGGGCTCGGCTTCGCCGGCAGCGTCTACCAGACGATTTTCAAAAACCCGCTGGCCTCGCCCGACATCATCGGCGTGGCCGGCGGCGCGAATCTCGGCGCTGCGGCGGCCATTGTCGCCATGTCGGCCCTCAGCGTGCCCGCCATCGCCGTCGGCGCGTTCACCGGCGGATTTGCCGCCGTCGCGGGCGTCATGCTGCTGGTCAGGGTGACGCGCTCGCACTCCACCTCCACCTACGTTCTCGCGGGCATCGTGATCAACGCTCTGTCGCGCGCCATGATCATGGCGCTGAAATACTTCGCCGACCCGGAAAACGAGCTGGCAGCCATGGAGTACTGGGAGATGGGGACCTTCGGCAACATCACCCGCGCCAAGCTGCTGGCAGTGCTGCCGATGTTCGCGGCCGGGCTCGCCGGGCTGATCCTGCTGCGGCGTCAGATCGACCTGATGGGACTGAGCGAGGACGAATGCCGCGCGCTGGGTGTGCGCCTGAAGCCCACGCGAATCGCCGTACTGATCCTCTCCACACTGCTGGTGGCGTCGATCGTCAGCGTGACGGGACTGGTCGCTTTCGCCGGGCTGATCGCGCCGCACACCGCGCGGCTTATGCTCAGGCGGAACAACTCGACGACGCTCTGCATGAGCGGCGCAACGGGCGCTTTCATCGTACTCGCCGCGGACATCCTCGCGCGCGTGCTCTACAGTGCCGAGCTGCCCATCTCCATCCTCACCACGGTAATCGGCGTGCCGCTGCTGCTCTACTTCATGTGCATCGGAAGAGAGCGTCTGCTGTGA
- a CDS encoding ABC transporter substrate-binding protein: MKRIAVQLLATLAFFGASAAVAQPNVSEFPLTVTDQIGRTVTLKALPKRIVSGYYISSSACLALGLKPRLAALEEKIEVRPIYKLAAPELIGTVGNVGSAKNFDLEACIAAKPDLVILPKRGKDYAATLAEMDVPVLVVNPENHRRLVEMITLIGRATGTADAAKKLIARYDEISAKVKKLTAAIPDGQKPSVYLCSPASYLSTAPRDMYQASLIASAGGKNAGSVLDGDSWTKVSYEQILAMNPDVIIIPTNNMASGQPGFTAAEISADEHLAEVKAVKNGMVYNMPTGFEAWDSPVPSGVLGMLWMVSALHPKLYSAAEFAADAANFYKTFYGFDMDASNLAPRKQDAPVAFLGMRGAGRNVA; this comes from the coding sequence ATGAAAAGAATCGCGGTACAGCTCTTGGCAACGCTGGCGTTTTTCGGCGCGAGTGCGGCGGTCGCGCAGCCAAACGTTTCGGAATTTCCGCTCACAGTCACGGATCAAATCGGAAGGACGGTCACGCTGAAAGCGCTTCCGAAACGCATCGTTTCCGGCTATTACATTTCTTCTTCCGCCTGTCTGGCGCTCGGACTCAAACCCCGCCTGGCCGCCCTTGAGGAGAAGATTGAGGTGCGCCCTATTTACAAACTGGCCGCGCCCGAGCTGATCGGAACCGTGGGCAACGTTGGATCCGCCAAAAACTTTGACCTGGAGGCCTGCATCGCCGCCAAACCCGACCTCGTCATCCTGCCCAAGCGGGGCAAGGATTACGCCGCCACCCTTGCGGAGATGGACGTCCCCGTGCTCGTCGTCAATCCCGAGAACCACCGCCGCCTCGTCGAGATGATCACGCTCATCGGCCGGGCGACCGGAACCGCCGATGCAGCCAAAAAGCTGATCGCCCGTTACGACGAGATCAGCGCCAAGGTCAAGAAGCTGACCGCCGCGATTCCCGACGGCCAGAAACCCTCGGTCTATCTCTGCAGCCCCGCTTCGTACCTGAGCACCGCCCCGCGCGACATGTACCAGGCTTCGCTGATCGCCTCGGCTGGCGGGAAAAACGCAGGCAGCGTCCTCGACGGCGACTCGTGGACCAAAGTGTCCTACGAGCAGATCCTCGCTATGAATCCCGATGTCATTATCATCCCGACCAACAACATGGCCAGCGGACAGCCTGGCTTCACGGCCGCAGAGATTTCCGCGGACGAACACCTCGCCGAGGTCAAGGCCGTCAAGAACGGCATGGTGTACAACATGCCGACAGGCTTCGAGGCCTGGGACTCGCCTGTACCGTCGGGCGTGCTTGGCATGCTCTGGATGGTTTCGGCGCTGCACCCCAAGCTTTATTCCGCGGCTGAGTTTGCGGCGGACGCGGCCAATTTCTACAAGACCTTCTACGGCTTCGACATGGACGCCTCGAACCTCGCGCCCCGAAAACAGGACGCACCCGTCGCCTTCCTCGGCATGCGGGGCGCAGGGCGCAACGTCGCTTGA